A stretch of DNA from Undibacterium sp. YM2:
AGTTACGGTGCAAACCTACTTTATCAAAGGAGAACGGCATGTTATTTTGTGGCATAGACCTCCATTCGAACAACAGCTTTGTAGTCGTTTCAGATGACAACGACAAGGTGTTGTTCTCCAAGCGGCTCCCCAACAATCTAATGGAGGTATGCGCGGCGCTCAGCCCCTACCGACAAGAGCTGTGTGGAATTGTGGTTGAATCAACCTACAACTGGTACTGGCTTGTCGATGGCCTCATCGAAGCCGGCTACACGCTCCATCTTGCCAATATCACCGCAATCAAGCAATACGATGGACTCTAACATCGCGGTGATGAGTCCGATGCTCGCCATCTGGCACATTTGCTGCGGTTGGGACTCTTGCCAGAAGGACATATCATGCCAAGGCCCGTTCGCGCGTTGCGGGATCTGGCACGCAAGCGCATGCAGTTGGTTCAGATGCGCACCTCAAATATTGTATCGATTGAGACCTGTCTGGCACAACAAACGGGAAGTCATATTCCCGGTAACGACGTGAAGAAATTAACGACAGCAGACATCGATAAGATGGCGGTTGGTGAAACTGAGGCGATTGGGATGAAATCCAACCTTGCTGTGATACAAGCATTGCAAACGCAGATCGATGGCATCGAAACAGTACTGTCAGCACATTGCCATGGCAGTTCTGAATATCGACTACTTACTTCCGTAGCCGGGATCGGACCGATCCTGGCTACGGTCATTCTTCTTGAAACGAGCAACATAGAACGGTTTGCCTACGTTGGCAACTACGTGTCCTATTGCCGCTGTGTCGGCAGTGCCCATGTTTCAAACGGCAAGAAGAAAGGTGAAGGCAATACCAAGAATGGCAATCGTTTCCTTGCGTGGGCCTTCGTTGAGGCTGCCAATTTTGCGATCCGCTTCTGCGAAGCTGCGCGCAAATTTTATCAGCGTAAGAAAGCCAAACGAAACGGTATCGTCGCAATCAAAGCGGTTGCGCATAAATTGGCACGAGCTTGCTATCACATGTTAAAAACTGGCGAGCAATTTTCTGTGGAGCGTTGCTTTGCCTAAGGTTGGCAACGGCCAGCGAGCCAGGGACTGGGTTGGACTTTGAGCCCACTGAATTGATTGGACACTGTGTCGTTTGCCATTGCCTTATCTGAGTTATTAGGGAATGGGTCAACCGTATTGCGAGCCACCTGGGTTTGGTCCCGTCATCGCCGGGAGCCATAGAATTGTTCATTCTTTTGGACGCAAAACGGTACCGAGATGCTTCTGGGGCTGCAGTGCCGCCAGGGCGGAACACGATAACAATGCTTCCGCTTGATCCACATGGGTGACTGGTGCGATTCATGCAACCAGCGAAAGAAGCAAAGGGAGTGACTTTCATAGGCAACTGACCAAGCTGCATGCCATCTTCATCCAACTCTCGCCAATGCTGCCAGGCGCGACGGGCATAAAACTCGGACGCTCGCCAGGAACTGGTTTCTCTGTATGCACAAGCTTCCCGTCAGCATCATGGCCACCAAAGTAGTTCACCGAAATCATGTAGATCTCACGTGAGTCACAGTGGAAGTAAGCGAACTGCAAAGCGGAGTTGTATCGCACGCCATCGGCACCGCCTCCCTTGAAAACCTGAGGAGTACTGAAGCTGACTTTAGACCAACTGCGGACATGCTCCCCTTTGCGAACTAGCGTACTTCGGTCTAGCAAGTCGCTGCGGTCTGCGGTTTCACTAAATTTCTGTCAGTCCGCCGCTAATGCCAATGGCGCGCAAAGTACAAACAGTACAAGAATGATTGTGCTATTCAATATTTTCATTTTTCTCACAATCCTTTTTGATTCTTCTTAACATTGAATAGTATATCCCCTTGTTTTTTGCTGCCTTGATCAAGAACTCGGTCGCTTCCTGGACAGCAACTTGAAACGCCTTACCTTCTGATACGTAGTTGCCGACTTGAGCAGGAAATCTGCCAGGAATACGGTTTACGTATGCCGTTAGCTCGCCCATTGCTTTACTAGACTGCCTACGAGAAAACGTAGAAAGAATGTCCTCAAGCGTATTCCTATCAAATGAAATATTCTGTTCAAACAGCAACAGCTTTGCCTCTTTCTTTTTGATTTCAATATGCTGTCTTTGGACTCGCTTTGCTTCATACTCTTCATGCATTGCAGAAGCAGCTATCAATGACGACTCGCTTTGTAGGGAAACAGTTTCTGGCAAACCATCTTTGAAACTTATATAAGAGATTTCGAAATTTCGATTCTGGTTATGGTCTTTCCATCCTTTGTGAATCACCAGACTGTTATTTACGTGAATGCGGGCGCCCAGTTGAAAATCTGCAATCAAATCACGTGACAAATGTATTGGATCATGATCGCCGAAAAAATCCGAAATAATTGATATTAGATCGGACATATCTTCGACAAAACTATTTTGAAACTGCTCTACCGACTGCTCCTCATTGATCTCATTTGTGAAGACATATTTAAATGGTTTCCCATACTTAGAGCGGGCAACTAGCAACTCATGATGAGAGTCAACTTGCTCGTTCTGACCCCACTCGTCGCAAATTTTTGCCATCACGTCTGCAGCTTCCAATTTCTCTCTGAGTATTGCAATTAGTAGATCTTTGTTATCCATTTGCCATTGATTATTTCTATGCTTAATTAGCGTGATGTTATGAGGCGCAATTAATGGTTCTGTCGCATTGTTGATCAAACGGCGGAATTTCCCAGAAACGGCACTGCTGCGCTCAAACGGGACGGACCACTCCTGCCAGCGCATAAAATTGGTCAGCGAACGACATTGCATCGGCGCCGTCGATTGCGAACTGGCCCTTGCGGATCATGTGTATCAGTTCGATGCCGGCGAGCACGGAGCCGGCACACCGGATCGATTTGAAGTTGAGCATCGGCCTGGTCACCCGCTTGATGGCGCGATGGTCCTGCTCGACGATGTTGTTGAGGTATTTAACTTGGCGCACTAGGATCGGCACGTCGCGGCCGGCGTTGATCGCATCGATCGCCGCCTTGTTGGCGCCGCTCTTGTCCATCGCAACATTGTCCGGATCGCCGTTCGCTCCCATGGCCTTTTCGAAGAAGCGCTTCGCTGCGGCCATGTCGCGCCTGGCCGTCAGCAGTAAGTCGACGGTCTTGCCCTGCTTGTCGACAGTGCAGTAGAGGTAT
This window harbors:
- a CDS encoding transposase, with amino-acid sequence MLFCGIDLHSNNSFVVVSDDNDKVLFSKRLPNNLMEVCAALSPYRQELCGIVVESTYNWYWLVDGLIEAGYTLHLANITAIKQYDGL
- a CDS encoding transposase: MPRPVRALRDLARKRMQLVQMRTSNIVSIETCLAQQTGSHIPGNDVKKLTTADIDKMAVGETEAIGMKSNLAVIQALQTQIDGIETVLSAHCHGSSEYRLLTSVAGIGPILATVILLETSNIERFAYVGNYVSYCRCVGSAHVSNGKKKGEGNTKNGNRFLAWAFVEAANFAIRFCEAARKFYQRKKAKRNGIVAIKAVAHKLARACYHMLKTGEQFSVERCFA
- a CDS encoding IS6 family transposase translates to MLNFKGMRFPIDVILVCIRWYAAYPLSYRHLEEIMEERGVSVDHSSINRWAIRFLPLIEKMARKHKRLVGGSWRMDETYIKVKGVWKYLYCTVDKQGKTVDLLLTARRDMAAAKRFFEKAMGANGDPDNVAMDKSGANKAAIDAINAGRDVPILVRQVKYLNNIVEQDHRAIKRVTRPMLNFKSIRCAGSVLAGIELIHMIRKGQFAIDGADAMSFADQFYALAGVVRPV